The genomic window TGGATGATAGGAGAATATTGTACAGTTGGGCGTGACTTTCTGCAGACGATACCTGTCATACTTCAATATCTTGCTCAACACTTCAGTTCGGAAAACATGGAAACAAAGCAACAAATCCTTAATACAACTGCTAAGGTAATGATGTTGCACATAGATGTGTAGTGGATGTGAAGATTGAAGAACCAGGACTGTTGCCTTAATGGTGTGTCTGCTATATTGAGATTGCtatttttcttctattattTATTACAGGTTAAAAATGTTGTGGTCCAAatattttttgcctttttttttttgcgggTTGGGTTggagaagggggggggggggtttggGGGATTGCATAGGGAAATGATAAGTAATAATTACACATTTTGTCATAAATGAGAAATGGTGtctgcttttgaaaatttcttacTACTCTGCTAATCTAAGTAACATAGACTCTTTAGAAAGGTTGCCACACTTGAGTCGACAAAACTCAGGTAAGGCAATGGACAGTTTGCTTGCTTTTCCATTGAATAACTGagtggacacacacacacacacgcacatgtGTCCTGCACCcatgtttttatgaagaatgcCACATGGTGcatctttttaaataattttgctTTCATGTTCTTCTTGGACTTTAAGAATGCTGATTGGAGTTAAATAggaatttatttattattattatgttacCATTACATTATTCCACTATTATTCTTTTTATCTTGCTATAGCTTTTCCTGGAGTTGTTCTCTGGAATCTTCCAATACAGAACTACTTTGTATTTTTTCCTTAGTTCTCTATTGCAATTCCTGCAGTATACATCAGTTCTgttctccatgttctgcatctgATAGATGTAATGGCTTCTGTGAAGTCGATTTTCAAATGGTGGGTTTGGCCCATGTTATGACTAGTGGTTGACATGTAGAAATAGAATATACTTCATGGTTTATTCAAATTTTCTAGTATTGGCACTCATGAGATCTAAATGAGAAGGAACTTTTATTAGCTTTCTGTGACGTGAATTCATATAAATCTTTCAGGTCATAGGCCACATATGAATAAGGAGATTCAACTAGTGGGATGGCTCTTGTCATCTTTAGGGGTTCCGTTGCCTATTGCTCTGTTGCTTTCTGTCAATCAAGCTTGAACAAGGATAGAATCTGTTATATGTCTGGGTTTTTAGTTTTCAGATTATATGGgatcaggggcagagccaggaaTTTTTCATTAGTAGGGCCAagctatagtttcaaaattttaacatgggtcgaaatataatttttcaaaatctttatattggactaaatgaaaatttttaaaaattgccattttttttttgggggtgggGCGGGGGTTGGATGCAAGGCCCCTTGCCCACCTCCGGCCCTCTATGAGATGGCTTCAGATAGGCCGAGAGGCAGTTGTTTTTTTATCTACTTataaactttcaatttttttttttaaaatgcttgATCCTTCTGAATGTACCTGTTTAGTGCCTATAACCTAACCTGAAGTCTGAACAAGCCTGAAtagaaacaacaacaaaaaaagtgTGCTTTCACAGGCGGATTCTAGGCATggatttgttgttttctgtagATCACCCTGAAAAAGCGTTGAATATTATTGCAATGAGcaagttcctttctttttttcttttcatcttttttatttgaatatgactttaaatttttgattttgcaaaatctcattttcttttctgtttgtaATATGTTGTtctgctatttttttttccagaactTCTTTTACTATCCTCTCATTATTTTAGAAAACAGACAAAATGTATACACGTTCTTCAGATATGCCAGATCAAGTGGTTCTGCATTAACTTGTTGAGGGGCACAAACTATGTCACATCCTTGTTAGGTTACCACTAAAGATGTGGGCAGGGCTAACCATGGTGTCTGGAGTTTAAAATTCAAGTTCTTTCTCATATGTAGGAGTAACTTGAAGGAGTGATTAGAGTTCCTCACTCTAATACTCGTGGGAAAAGCACCAGGAGCAAAGAATGATgggaaaaacaggaaaaaatatgaaacaataCCAGAGGGAATTTAAGGTTTTCTTGATCATCAATTTTGCtctaaataaaagaaaaaagacctTTTTAAGAAGCCTAACCCCTAGATCCgaattggatcttggatccacTAAACAAAAGGGTCCAAATCCCAAAGAAAATCAATGCCAACTAAGACCAAATCCAAAGGCTAACTGGGTCCGAGTCTGGGATCCAATCTGCCATTAAACCACACTGTGCCATAAGTGATCAATGCCTATGGTTGTCTAAGTTTTCAGTCACCCGATTTTCTGGCTTTTCAAGTCATTGTTGTCTATCTGTTGAGGCATCCTTTCAGTAAGTTTGGAATAATATATGTGCTTTGCTTTCATCCTGCCTTAATCACATGTTCTATCCTATCCCGATCTTTCTCAGTCCATGTCAAATAAAGTCAACAGTTTTAGGTGGTTGACTCCCTACAAAAGATACTCAAGaataaaacaatattttattgaTCGGGGTCAATGATAGATATAGTATATATGAAGTCAAATGTGCTATAACGAGTCAAGCAACATAATATTAAACATAAGAAGCTATGTTATCATGAAGAAGTTAAGCAATTAAATCTTTAAATTTACAGGAAAGCAAACTGAATATAAGAACATCACTTATTTTACCTTCAAAAGTCCAATACCAACGACACAATGAAATTGTATTTATAAACTGACTCCACAGTTGAAAGCTTATAGAAGGATGTTTGTTCTACTACGTTTAAAAGAAGACAgatgcatacacacacatgcatatagtAGTATGatgacaaaacaaaatcatAGAGTaggtttataaaaaataattgatgaAAATCAATAAACATTTTTAACTAATACATGAAGAGTAGAATTAACGAGCTAAATTACACTGAATATTATAGTTTACTTTTGACAACAATGTTAAGCTATTTGAGCAGTTGGAGACCCTAATAGCAGCATATCAGATAAGAAAAAGTAACTATTGTGCAAAAGCATTTTAATTAccacaataaaaaattatgccTCAATGAGCTCACAAAAGTAggataaaattttctttcatctgCCAGATAAAATGGGTCCTTGTTGACTAATTCCAATTTTAAATGAGAATGAACATGAGTGCATGACTGCATTTAACACTGCTTTATCTGTGTTTGAGACTGCAATTACGTCCTGTTGTGTTGGCACTGTGCAGCATCCTTAAGGAGTGTCCATGTAATATACTTTTGCAGTATACAGCTACACCAATAATTTGGCGTCATTTCTGaccaaaatacaaaatatatatttctttcctCTGCAGGTCGTAGTATGTTCCCAAACTGAAGATATGCATACATGCATCAAGGTGCTTATTTATGTACTGGAACTAGCAAGGTGTGACTTGAACTATGATGTGCGTGATCGTGCACGCATTGTAAGTAAACTTCTAGCATGCCATGTCAATTCTCAAAATGCTGAAGGCGGCAGAACCCATCCTGTTCTAAATCCAAGCTTGCACTATGAGCTTGCAGAGAGTATGCTGGGAAGGAAAGTGAAACCAATTTCACATGTTCCAGCTTGCAGTCGCTTTTATCTTCCTGGATCTCTTTCACATATTGTGCTGCATCCTGCTCCGGGCTATGAATCACTTCCCAAGCCTTGTAGTCTTGCAAATGTTGACCTTCATTGTAGCCTGGAGGATCTTCATGAGGAAAAGGTGACTGGTGACAAATGTAATTCTCCTGGCTCAAGTTATACTGAGAATGGGTCAAGTGATTCTGACTCATTGTCAGGATCTTCAGAAAAAGAGAGATCAGATTATGATTCTCAAGGGCCTGAttctaatgaaaatgaagggGCTGCCTCTGTTGACGGTGGAAGGGGTAATGGTACTAGCAGATTACTCCTTGCTGATGTTGAGGACATGCAGACCTCAGGTGCACTAATACATTTTTCAGATGTTGATGCTGAGTATAACGAACTGAATCAAGCTGCAGACGGCAATGGTTCTTCATCGTCTCATCTGAATGTTTCTGAATTGTTATCTAAGGAAAAGCTGGAGTCATGGTTGGGACAACAACAAAGCATGTCTGAGCCAAGGTGTCCAGCAGAAGGGATTTCATTACCTTCTACAGCTAGAATTACAATAAGGGAGACTGACCTAACAATCAAACCCAAAGTCCATAAACTGTTAGACCCCACGAGTGGGAATGGGTTGGGTGTTGAATATTCTTTCTCCTCTGAGGTTTCAGGCATTTCTCCAGAACTTGTTTGTTTGGAGATTTACTTTGAGAACCATTCTACTGAACCATTGACAAAAATATCTGTGATGGATGAAGGTTCAAGTAAAAGTCAAGACAGTGTGGCTCAAAAACTTGAAATAGCTGAAATGTAAATATTTAACTCCTACACTCTACCTTTTATGCAGTGATACTCcttgcctttttctttcttgtctcAAGATTTTATATAGGAGAATTGGATTTCCCTCCTTTAGTGATTCTTCTTGCACTTTGCAGCTCAGTGACGCCAACTCAGATGCAAGGGATAGTTCCAATGGAGGAAATTCCCTGTCTTCATCCTGGTGAAggaatcaaaagatttttgcaTGTCCGTTTTCACCATCATCTCTTGCCTATCAAGATTTCTATATGCTGCAGTGGCAAGAAGTATCCTGCTAAGTTGCGGCCAGACGTGGGATATTTTATAAAGCCGCTTTTcttggatttgaaaacttttgttGATAAGGAATCTCAGCTTCCTGGAATGTTTGAATATACTCGAAGGTTagtaaattttttctttctgtttgcaGAAATTACAAGTTCCCTGCTTTTTTAAGTTCTTAAACATAGGCTATTGGTAGTTAAGGATGAAATACTGTATCTTAGGATCTCAAGTCGTAACTTCCCTTAACTTTGTCTTTGaatgtcacatttttttttttttcattttacaccATGAAGGCTGATCATTTGTAAATGGTGCTTTTGTAGACATGAATCAGATTAAAACAGGCAAAGCAACATAAAGAACTTATTAGTTGAGTTGTCCCTGTTGATTTGCATATAGCATCATACTGTCTATCACCTTGGCGCTATTAAACGTAGTCTATAATGTTGCACAATTTTGATTGCTCTCCAGAAAGTCTTATCTACATTATTGTGAGGTTGCACAGCATGTAAGTGGCAGCATCTGTAGTGTGACAAGCTTGTATTGATGAGGAAATTGTGTAATTACATATCAAGACCAATATGCTGGGAACGATGTTATGATAAAGTAACATGAGTTGGGGCAGGAGATATTTTCATGTTCTTGGTTAATTAATGGTGCTTTAATCTTCAACATATTCTTACCATGAGATCCAGAGATTCCTTTTCTTGTCTTTCCTAATGTTATAACATGAGAAGCAAGTTTGTTTGTTTGgaattgatattcaaattttagattaaTTTGTTCCTTTCTCAATCTTTCCGCATGCTGTGAcatgaaaaggaaacaacttTTGTTTGGGTCTGCTCTTAAAATTTTAGGTCAATCTGAATGTCTCAATGAATCCCATTATGCATGTCTTGGCCTGGTTCCTACCGTTTTGACAGGGAATGGGAAGGAGATAAGAGGAATTGGTTGCATCGGCGGAAGATATTTGAATTTCCATCTTGCTAGAGTCTTTTATATGCATGCATTGCTGGAGGTTGAGATTAGAATTTATATGATTCTTCAACAATTATGACCactttttcattgttaattGTTTGTTTAATCTTTCCTTCTACTGTTAATTATTGTAACATGCTTGTATACTTGCTTGATTGTTGACTTTTTCATTGAAATGGGTTCTGTTATGCATAtacaaactttttttcttcctggTATTGATGCCTTTCACTGTCTTGTTTGATATCTTGTCTTTGCTTGGTGGATCACTTGCAATTGACGTGGGAAAACATTATGGTTATTTTCCATCTAAGCAGATGTACATTCACTGCCCACATTGGTGATCTGCATTCTGAGAGATTTGATGGCTCTGCAAGCAGCGACAAGGTTCTTGTGGTGGCCCAGAGGTTAGCATCAGAAATACTCAGCAATGCAAATATTTCACTGGTCGCAGTTACCATACCAGTCTCTGTAACTGATGCTCATGTGAAGGACGTTGATGATGTTTCTGGCTTGTGCTTGCGATTTGGTTGTGAAATCTCTAGTAGTTCTATTCCCTGTCTGCTTACTGTTACTGCTGAAGGTAGATACAGTGGACCTCTCACAGTTGTATTAAGAATCAACTGCGAGGAAAGCATATTTGGTTTAAACTTGTTGAATAGGATAGGTGCAGTATTTGCTTGAGGTTTATAATGAAGATGTGCCCAAGATTCAGATAGAAGTATGGTTTGCTATCATTCAGTTTTTGTGTCAGCAACATGTTCTTTTTGTGGTGGCAATATTTGATTTTAGCGACAAAGCAAGGAATCGGGTCAGAAGTGGTGAACTTTGGAGGCTCAAAAGGTCGTTTTGGATTTTCTGAGAGTGAGGAGAATGATCATGGATCTTCTGATCTTTTTTGCAAGATATGTTGGGTCTGCATATAGTTGGTGCAGGGAAACGTCTAGTGGTTTTTTACGACTAAATGGGTCTCACACGTGAGTAACTTGGAAAAGCTATGGATGCTTCTGCGCAGTCACTGAGTGAACATGGAAAAGCAAAGGGGCTTACTGGGAAATAGATATCAGTTGCAAACCTATGAAGGGTTCAGCTCTGGTAGCAATAATGTAGAATAGCTTATTAGTTAGATGAATATACTTGAATTTCTTGGCCAGATGAGGAAGGGCCCTTGTAACACATTTATGGGTAACAGTGTGGGGCTGACGCTCAGGATCTCTTGGTTCATTTCATGCAACATTGAGCATCCAATGACTGGACCCATGAAAAAGCGGTGATgcttcagaattttttttagaggAAGAAGCGTCCATGCATTACACGGAAATGTGTTTTGTCGTGTTCTCCCTGTAACTAGCTGATACTAGAGAATGATGTCGTTTGAGGAGCAAATGCTATTCTTGCAAATATGCCGGTTTTTGAGTTGTTCGGTTGAGactttatttgtttcttttcccgTATGTCATTATCATTTGTATGTTGCACTCTACAGTCGTCGGAGTAAATCTTCGACTACGGGGAAGTAGGAATGCGTCCCACGGTATTGTTTTTATACGTCAGAATTTCATAGGCATGTTGATAATAATAGATTGCCGCACTGTGAAACCGCCAGAAGGTTCTAATTCTGCACAAAGGGTACTTTAAATGGATCCCAGCCATAGCAACCAGGATTCCAGTATCTACAAAAATTCCTGAGCAGAATAACATAAAGCGGGTGATTAGCCTCAGCACCAGTGTAATAGCTCATCCAAAATCAACCCCATTTTTTTGAACCGAGGTACCGATGATTGGTCTGGTGTCTTGAGAAATACTTGCTGGCCATTTTAATAGCTAAACTTTTTTCTCGTTCTTTCGAAGCGTGATTAtggttgtctaagaaactcgtGCTTGTCTGCAATTTACCATAGCTTCGATTGAACGGGCTCTCGGGTTTTCTTTTGGTTACAAATAACCTAGTAGGTCTCCAGTCTCTTGATAGAGACGACCCGCTTATGGAGTTGGCTTGGACCTGTGGGATCTGATTATTGTTTGGTCGAAGGTTGTATTGGGAGCCAGGTTTCTGTTAGACGAGAGGTCATTCTGAATTCAAGAAAAATTCACGTCACGTAAAAAGTATTAAAGGGATTCTTTTATTTGAAAGAAGGCTGGTTGAATATGTGTATAGGTTTGTCACGAGTAcgtcagatttggatctatttTTATGTGGAGTATTTCATCCAATTGTGCAACCTTGGACTAAGGTACTGGGCCTACTCACGGTACCTTAGGGAAACACCTCACTATATATCAACTTGCATGTTGATGTCTCCATGGGAACTGGCTGCCTACCAACCCCTGCCCTCTCTATTGTTAACTGTTTACATACTACAGTTGTTACCAAGAAGACAAAGGATCAGCATAGGCTCCTCAAGAATTTAATATCGTCTTCTTACACTGCGAAACAACGCATGTACAAATGGATGCTTCGAGGTCGACTCTGCACCATTAGCTCAACTTATTTccatgtttgaaaattttaaaattttgcatatGTACACAAAATTCTACTGGAAATGGGATGTGGAAGA from Nymphaea colorata isolate Beijing-Zhang1983 chromosome 6, ASM883128v2, whole genome shotgun sequence includes these protein-coding regions:
- the LOC116255739 gene encoding AP3-complex subunit beta-A; this encodes MFPQFGPTAASITKASTMVFRIGTDAHLYDDPEDVSIGPLLDSKFDSEKVDALKRLLALIAQGCDVVNFFPQVVKNVASQSLEVKKLVYLYLLHYAEKRPNEALLSINCYQKDLADLNPLVRAWALRAMAGIRLHVVAPLVLAAVGKCARDPSAYVRKCAANALPKLYDLRQEQTYGSIEELIGILLNDNSPGVVGAAAAAFNYICPTNLVLIGRGFRRLCEILPDVDEWGQIILIGILLRYAVARYGLPSRSSVGVSSENRSSFSKTISVNVDALPENRFGMTEGQVDDSNFISLLFSSYVEGQDEFLLRSNCTTKSSDFLESPGLSCGENHDVKILLQCTSPLLWSQNSAVVLAAAGVHWIVAPREDIKRIINPILFLLRSANSSLYVVLCNLLVFAKAMPSLFAPYFKNFFVHSSDSYHIRAMKLEILSIIATDSSIPLIFQEFQDYLKDPDRRFVADTVHVIGECAQRLPKVSATCLEGLLNLIRQESSENIMNMEEEGAVLSQAVVALKTIVKDSPAKHEKVIIRLARCLDIIKVPAARALIVWMIGEYCTVGRDFLQTIPVILQYLAQHFSSENMETKQQILNTTAKVVVCSQTEDMHTCIKVLIYVLELARCDLNYDVRDRARIVSKLLACHVNSQNAEGGRTHPVLNPSLHYELAESMLGRKVKPISHVPACSRFYLPGSLSHIVLHPAPGYESLPKPCSLANVDLHCSLEDLHEEKVTGDKCNSPGSSYTENGSSDSDSLSGSSEKERSDYDSQGPDSNENEGAASVDGGRGNGTSRLLLADVEDMQTSGALIHFSDVDAEYNELNQAADGNGSSSSHLNVSELLSKEKLESWLGQQQSMSEPRCPAEGISLPSTARITIRETDLTIKPKVHKLLDPTSGNGLGVEYSFSSEVSGISPELVCLEIYFENHSTEPLTKISVMDEGSSKSQDSVAQKLEIAEISVTPTQMQGIVPMEEIPCLHPGEGIKRFLHVRFHHHLLPIKISICCSGKKYPAKLRPDVGYFIKPLFLDLKTFVDKESQLPGMFEYTRRCTFTAHIGDLHSERFDGSASSDKVLVVAQRLASEILSNANISLVAVTIPVSVTDAHVKDVDDVSGLCLRFGCEISSSSIPCLLTVTAEGRYSGPLTVVLRINCEESIFGLNLLNRIGAVFA